Within the Chitinispirillales bacterium genome, the region TGATAAATCGTGCGTTTTTGGAAGTATTTCTTGAAGGCGATGCCAATAAACGCGGGTTTATGTATCCTATTCCTACTTATAACATAACAAAAGAGTTTAACTGGAACAGCGATAACGCAAAACTTCTTTGGGAAATGACGGGAAAATATGGAACGCCGTACTTTCAGAATTTCATTAATTCGTCGCTTAAACCGGAAGACGTCCGTTCTATGTGCTGTAGATTACAACTGAGTTTGAAAGAACTTAACAAACGCGGCGGCGGACAGTTTGGAAGCGCTGAAATGACCGGTTCCGTAGGCGTAGTAACAATTAATCTGCCAAAAATAGGTTATTTGACCCAAGGAAATAAAAAAGCGTTTTTCAATTCGTTAGACGAGTGTATGGACGTTGCTAAGGAATCTTTGGAAATTAAGCGCGGTACGGTTTTGCAACTTATCAACGAAGGTTTTTTCCCATATACAAAAAGATATTTGAGAGACCTGAAAGGCAGAGAAATAACGAACAAAGAAACCGGTAAGAAAATAAAGTTAAACGAACTGAGCAATCACTTTTCTACCATCGGAATTGTTGGAATGAACGAGGCGTGCACAAACTTTATGGGTAAAAATATTCTTAATGAAGAAGCGCGCGAGTTTGCAAAAGAAGTTCTTAATCATATGAGAGATCGTTTGGTAATTTATCAGGAAGAGACAGGGAATTTTTATAATTTGGAAGCGACTCCGTGTGAAGGAACTTCTCATCGTCTTGCGGGAATCGACAGAGAATTATATCTTGAAATGGAGATCCCGGGCGGCGAAAATCCCTATTACACAAATTCTACGCAATTGCCTGTTGAGGCGACCGATGATATTTTTGAGGCTCTGAATATGCAGGATGAATTGCAAACGCTCTATACCGGAGGAACAGTGATTCACGGATTTATCGGAGAAGCGATTGAAGATACTTCGGCGGTAAGCGGTTTGGTGAAAAAAATTGCAAGCCGTTACAAACTTCCGTATTTTACAATTTCACCTACTTACTCGGTTTGCAGCACTCACGGGTATTTAACGGGCGAACAGACGAAATGTCATTGCGGAAAAGATACGGAGGTCTATTCGCGAATCGTAGGTTATTATCGTCCCGTTAAAAATTGGAATAAAGGCAAAAGAGCGGAATACGACAACCGCAAGTTGTACAAATCGAAAACGGCGAATTTTTCATTGCCGGAGTGTAAAGAAGCGGTTCAAATGGAGACGGTTTTGGCGTGAGTTCGGTTTTCAACGGAATTTGCGGCTTAAACAAATTTTCAGGCAACGATTTTCCGGGGGCGGTTTCGGCTGTCCTTTTTTATTCGGATTGCAATTTACGATGTCCGTATTGCCAAAATCCCGATATAGTTTTGGGGAATATAAAGCCGATTGATTATGACGAATTAGACGATTTTTTGAGAAAACGCCGTCATGATATTGACGGAATTGTGATAACCGGCGGCGAGCCGACTATAAACAAGAATCTTCCGCCGCTTATAGATTACATAAGAACGTTCGGTTACAAGATTAAACTTGACACTAACGGCTTGAATCCGGCGATTCTAAAAAACTGCGCCCCGGATTATTTGGCTTTGGACATAAAAACGACAGCAAAAAAATATGAGTATATTTTGGGTTCGGATTTGAGTGAAAGCCAAATTAAAGAAAACTTGCAAAGAACCGTTTCGTTCATCAAAAAACACAACGGTGAACTGCGAATTACCGTCGCGCCCAAAGTCATAGAAATAAACGATTTTGAAGAAATTGCCGAATATTGTTCGGGAATGAATGTTTTTTTGCAAAAATTTCGGACAAAATTTGAGATATTGAATAAGAATTTTTTTGAAGGTAAAACTTGCGACGACAGTTTTTTACACGAATTAAAAAATTATTTGGAAAAATCGGCAAAAAGCGTTAAAATAAGAAATTACGGCGAAAATTCAAAAGTCAGCGATAAAAAGCACGGTTAAAATGTAAACAGGCTTTTTGGCTTGCGGTCTGTTATACTATTGAAACACGCGGAAGATGTACTTTAACGATAAAATGATACCTTAAAGCTGAAAAAACTTTTATAATATTATTTTTGCTTCAAGATAAGTTAAGCATTTATTATTTTTATGCTGAAAATCTAAAAAAACGGAGTAAATTATGCCGAAAATTATCGAAGGAATGTTAGGCGGAAGCGGAAAAAAATTTGCAATAGCGGTAAGCAGATTCAACGAATTAATTACGAAGAAACTGCTTGACGGAACGCTTGACGGGCTTGTCCGGCATGGAGTAAATTCCGACGATATAACGGTTGTCTGGACGCCGGGAGCGTTTGAAATTCCGTTTGTTGCAAAAAAATTGGCGCTTTCTAAAAAATATGACGCCGTTATCGCCGTCGCCGCGGTTATCCGCGGAAGTACGCCGCATTTTGATTTTGTATCTGCGGAAATTTCCAAAGGAATCGCCGCAGTTTCGCTTGAATCGCAGATTCCTGTAATTTTTGGAGTTCTTACTACGGACTCTATAGAGCAGGCGATTGAAAGAGCGGGAACGAAAGCGGGCAACAAAGGTTTTGACGCCGCAATGACCGCGATTGAAATGGCTGATTTGTCGACGAAATTGTAAAAAAGGAATTTTATGCGCCCCTCTATGAGCAAAACCGAAAGAAGACAATCGAGAATTTTGGCTTTGCAAGTGTTTTTTTGTTATGAACAGCAGGGCTTTGAAAGCTCTATAGAAGATGTTTTTGAACGAGTCGTTTCGCTTTCGGACGTGGAAAAAACTACAGAAGAATACATACAAGAACAAGAAAACGGAGAAATTAAAAAAATTCTTCAAACTGCGGCGGACAGTCCGTCAACGCTTAATGAAAACGTTAAAAATTATGCTCTTGAGATTGTAAAATTTGCGGCTCAAAATCTAAGAGCGACAGACGTAATACTTTCAAAATACGCACATAGCTGGTCGTTTGAACGTATGAGTGCGATGGATAGAAACTTGCTTAGAATCGCCGTTGCCGAATTAGACGAAAAATTTGCCGTTCCGCCGCCGGTTGTAATAAACGAGGCGATAGAAATAGCAAAAATTTTTGGAACGGACGATTCCGCAAAATTTGTAAATGCGATTTTAGACAAAATTAAATATGAAATTTTAACCAAAAATAAATAGGAGTTTTTATGGTAAAGCAGGCAAAACTTATTGAAAATCTTGTTGGAGCGCTGGTTTTTCTTATAGCGTTGGCGACGTTTTTTTTCACGATTGCGCCGACGGTTTCGTTTTGGGACTGTGGAGAATACATAGCGGCGAGTTATACTTTGGGTATTCCGCATCCGCCCGGCAATCCGCTTTACATTTTGGTCGCACGTATTTTCACGATAATATTTTTCTGGACGCAGCAGGTCGCGTTTAGAATAAATTTACTTTCGGTCGTAACGGCGGCGGTTACGGCGTTTTTTCTCTATAAAATTATTGTATTTTCTATGAAAGACTGGTTCGGCGAACTTGACGAGCGATGGAAAATCGCGACTGTCAGTATTTCCGGATTTGTCGGCGCGCTTTTTGGGGTTTTCAATTACACTTTTTGGTTTTCGGCTGTGGAAAGTTCGGTTTATATTCCAGCGATTTTGACGATAGTTCTTAACGTTTATATAGTTCTTATTTGGTCAAAATCCAAAGAAGAAAACCGTGACAGATATTTGATTCTATTCGCGTATTTGGCGTTTTTGGGTATCGGACTTCACATGATGGCGATGTTTGCGCTGATGCCGATATTTTTGTATATTTTGCTTGTCGATAAAACAAAACTTACCGATTGGCGTTTGTGGGGCGTCGCGTTACTGCTCGGTTCAATAGTTTATAGTATGGCGGCGTTTTTCTTTGTAGTTCCGGTACTTTTGGTTATGTCGGCGATTTACGGTTTCGTTCCGCAAAAAGAGGCGAAAATCATTTCTCCGTTCGTGGGCGCGATAACGCTTTTTGTGATGTTTAAACTTCTTGTCACCCCCGAAAATTCCGACGATATCGGGATGATAACGCTTGTTTCGATTACGCTTATAATATTTTCGGTCGTAAACGCCGCGTCTAACGACAGGGATTGCGAAAAAAAATGGAAATTTGCGTTTTTAATCGTGCTGTTTTCTCTTCTTGGATTTTCCGTTCACGCATATATCCCTATTCGCTCGTCTCTTGAACCGATTATCGATGAAAATCATCCTGTCGTTGAGATGAAAAACGGTAAATTGGAATGGGACGCTTTCAGAGGATTTTTGGAAAGAAAACAATACGGCAGCGAGTCTATGATAACCAGAATGTTTCATCGAAGAGGCGCGCTTGGAACGCAGTTCGGCGTTGATTCTCATATGGGTTACGGCGGATTTCACATAACGCAGTTTTTCCATTTTGGCGAAAGTATCGTAAGCGATAGAACCGCCGACGACAGAAATTCGATTTTGGGTGAAAATAATTTTTTTAAAAGGTCGTGGATTTTGCTTATATATTTAATCCCGACATTTTTTATGCTTTGGGGTTGGAAATACTGGTTTGAAAAAGATCGTAATAAGGCGATTTTGTTTGTGTCTTTGTTTTTGATTACAACGGTTGCGATGGTGCTTTATATGAATTTTTCCGACGGGAAACACTCGGAAAAAGCCGAATATGAACATTGGGTCAATGCGGGCAAACCCGGTCCGATGCCGACGGTTCATCGGGAAGTACGCGAGCGGGATTACTTTTTTACGCCCGGATTTATGTTTTTTGGGCTTTGGATAGGGCTTGCGGCAGGTGCGCTTTTGCATAGAAGTTTTACTTCAAAGAACAAAATAGATAGAAAATTTGCGCAGGTTTTAGCGGTTTTGTTTTGTGCGTCGCCGGCGTTGCCTTTTGTGCAAAATTACAAGGAAAACAATCGCGCAAACGACTGGATTCCATACGATTACGCCTATAATCTGTTAATGTCTTGTGAAAAAGACGGCATAATTTTCACCAACGGCGACAACGACACTTTCCCGCTTTGGTTTTTGCAAGAGGCGGAAGGAATTCGCAAAGACGTCAGAGTCGTAAATTTGAGCTTAGCGAACACATCCTGGTATATTAAACAGCTTAAACGGCTTGAACCGAAAGCGCCGATAAGTTATTCTGAAAGCGACATAGAAACCGGAAGAGTGGCGCATCAAAGAAATCCGCTCAAAAATCCGACAAAATATTCGCTTCCAGAGGCAAAAATCGACATCATTCTTCCATCGCCGGACGAACTTCCTATTTGGCGTATTCAGGATTTGCTGGTCGTAAATATTATTGACGCGAATGCGTGGAAAAAACCGATTTATTTTTCATCGACCGTCAGCGACGATAACATGATGGGATTTTCACCGTATCTCAAATTTGAAGGAATGGTAAGCCGTGTGATGAATACCCCAGTAGAGTCAAGCGATTACATAAATTTTGACAGGACGAAACTTCTTTTGGACGAAATTTACCAGTTTAGAAGTTTGGGCGACAATTCGACGCCTATGAGTGAAACTGCGCGCAGAATGATGTATAATTATTCGGCGGTATTTATTCAGTATTCGCACGGGCTTCGCTCAAAACTTGCTAGGATAAAGCGCCAAATTAATAATATTGACAATCAAATTACTTCGGCTGATATTGCAAAAGCGGACTTTACGGGAATAAAACAAACGTTTGAGACGCAAAAGGATTCGCTTGTTTCTGCTCATAAAGAGGTTTTAGAAGAAATAATAAACAAATTGGACAAATGTGTCGCGTTGATGCCGTGGGACGAACGTCCAAGAGGTTTTCGTCACGAATTTTTGATGGAACAAGAATTATACGATTTGGCGGGAAAACGCCTTGACGAGGCGCTGAAAATAGAGCCGAACAACCGCTATTATCTTCGCTGGAAAGAGGATTTGGATAGGAGAGGATAATATTAATTTAAAGTGTCCAATTCCGAGAATAACAAAAGAATAGTGAAAAATACGTCGGCATTATTTTTTTTCAAAAACAATAGTAATAAAAATGTCGTTTTTTATTTTTGAATATATTATTTTGAGTAGAAATTACAAGCATATTGAGTAGAAATTACAAGCATATTGAGTAAAAGTTACAAGAGAAGGATGTGATGAGCGAAAATTCAAGGTATTTGCTTAAACAGATTTTGAGCAGGATAGAAGAAAAGAGACACTTAATTCAAGTGATAACAGGTCCCAGACAAGTTGGAAAAACTACCTTGTGCAAGCAAATTTTATCTCAAATCAAAATGATTTCGCAGTATCATACGGCAGATTCTATAGTAAGCGTGAATGGAGAATGGATAGACAATATTTGGGAATCGCTACGTAAAATAATGAAACTGAATCAAGCAAATGAGGCGTTATTGATTATAGACGAAATCCAAAAGATAGATAATTGGAGCGAATTTGTCAAAAAAAACTGGGACAGCGATACTTTCAACGACATTAATATAAAGGTAATAATTCTCGGCTCTTCAAGGGTTCTTATTAAACAAGGGTTGTCGGAATCGCTTTTGGGGCGTTTTGAGATGAACGTTCTCGGACATTGGTCATATTGTGAAATGCGCGATACTTTCGGTTTTACTCCCGAACAATACGCTTATTTCGGCGCATATCCCGGAGCGGTTAAACTTATAGGAAACGAAAAAAGGTTTAAGGAATATATACGCGATTCGATAATTGAGGCGGTTGTCAGTAAAGATATTTTGCAACTCACTAGAGTAAATAAACCCGCATTGCTTCGACAGTTGGCGAATGTCGGAATTTCTTACAGTTCGCAAATTGTTTCTTACAACAAACTTTTGAGCGGTTTTAGCGATTCTGGAAATACGACGACGCTCGCACATTATATTCAGCTTCTTGACGAAGCCGGTATAGTTTGCGGATTACAAAAATATTCACAAAAAAACATTATTCAGAAACAATCAATCCCAAAATTTCAAGTACACAATCAATCGTTGTTTTGTACGCTTCAACCGTTTTTATACCCAAAAATTACAACGGATTACGCCTTGTGGGGAAGATTTGTGGAAAGCGCGGTAGGGACGCATTTGATTGCGGAAAAATCGCGGCTGAACGGCGGAAAAATTTGGTATTGGAGAGAGACGCAAGGGCGAAACGCCTATGAGGTGGATTTTGTTTTTGAATACAACGGAAAAATACTAGGAATAGAAGTGAAAAGCGGAAGCGGGCAAGTTAAGAGTTTCGGCAAGTTTAAGGAATGTTTTCCTGACGCTATGACTTTAATTGTCGGCAGAGACGGTATTTTGTGGCGGGAGTTTATTGCCGGAAAAATTGAACATTTATTTTAATCAAGATTTATATTCTTTTGACTAGGCAAATCATATTTTCTATTTGAAATAATCAAATCCTAAAGGAATTGCAAAAAATATGTACGTTATTGATGTCGATTCAAAAATCATTGAAATCAATGGAACAAAAGTTTTAGTGGACAGCGATGTCGCTTCATTGTATGGAGTTGAAACAAAACGAATAAATGAGTCGGTAAAAAATAATCCCGATAAGTTTCCCGAAGGATATATAATTGCTATCGGTAAAGATGAAAAAAGCGAACTGGTCGAAAATTTCGACCGGTTCAATTCGCTAAAGCATTCATCCGTTCCGATTAAAGCGTTTACCGAAAAAGGTCTTTATATGCTTGCCACGATACTCAAAAGTCCGCAAGCGACACAGACGACTTTGGCGATAATTGAGACATTTACAAAAATTTGAGAATTGACGAGAACGGTTGGTGAATTGGCTAATAAAACGACAAAAGAAGAGAAAGAACCTCTTATGCAAAAAAGCGGAGAAATTATTTCGGATATTTTAGGCGACGCTTTAAATGTTTCCGAAACAGAAACGACGTTTGAGATAAATTTGGCTGTGATGAATTTGAAACACACTGTTCGACGTAAATAAAAAACGAACTGTTGCCAACTGAATATTATTTAATATTCGCCGGAAAGAAGATTTAAACAAAAGAGGGGATAATATTTATTTAGGATGTCAAATTCCGAAAATAACAAAAGAATAATAAAAAATACTCTGGCATTGTATTTTCGTCAGATAATAACGATGGGTGTGTCGTTATTTACTTCAAGAATCGTTTTGCAGACGCTTGGCATTACCGATTACGGAATAAATAACGTTGTCGGCGGCGTGGTGGCGATGTTTGGGTTTCTGAGCAATTCCATTTCTGCCGGAATGGGACGTTTTTTTGCATTTGAAATCGGTAAAAACAACTATGATAAATTAAATAAAATATTTAGCCTGATGATAATTTTATTTTTATTCACAGCGATAATATCGGTTATTGCTGCGGAAAAACTGGGATTGTGGTGGGTAATTCATAAACTGGTAATTCCACCGCAGCGCATAGAGGCTGCGATATGGGTATTTCATTGTTCTGTGTTCTGTTTTTTTATTTCGCTGATGTTATCTCCTTATATTTCATTAATAATTGCACGTGAAAAGATGTCTTTTTTTGCTAAAATGAGCATTGTAGATGTAGCTTTGAAACTTTTAGCAGTATTTTTGTTAGCATTTTTACCGCACGATAAGCTTAAAACGCTTGCAACATTTTTTTGTTTTACAAGCGTTATTAATTTTTCTATTTATTATTGCTATTGCAGGAAAAACTTTCCTGAAAGTAAATTTAAATATTGTTTGGAGAAATCGCTTTTTTATGACATTGCAAAGTATGTTGGGCTTATGATGACCAGCTCTATTGCAATTATTTTAAGAGATCAGGGCGTAAATATTTTAATGAACATGTTTTATGGGCCGGCAATAAACGCCGCACGAGGAATTGCATATCAGATAAATACGGCTGTATCATCTTTTATGGGTAATACTCAAACAGCAATTAAACCGCAAATCATCAAATCTTATTCTTCCGGGAATTACGAGTATATGCAAAATTTGGTAATTAGATTTACCAGAATCTTTTATTTTATTATGTTGTTTTTATGTGTTCCCATAATATTCAATATTGACTTTATATTAAAAATGTGGCTTGGAATTGTGCCGCAATATTCATCCGAATTTACTGTAATAGTTTTATTAACAGCTGCATCTTTGTGCTTTACGACACCGTTAACGGAAATAATAAACGCTACCGGAAAAATAAAAAGAAAGCAGATCGGGTACACATTTTTTATACTGTCTGTATTTCCAATTTCATATATTTTATGCTGGAACGGGTTCTCGCCCGTAATTGTTTTATGCCCCATATTTTTCATTGAAATTTTTATTTACATTTGGGGAATTTTTTGTTTAAAAAGACTATTGTCTTTTCCGTTCAGGAAATACGCTTTTGAAATCTTCCCAAAAATATTTATAACAACTATAATAACATTGACCCTCCCAATTCTTTTAAATTTAATTTTTGAAAAAACTGTCATTTGCTCAATAATACTGCTTCTTATCTGTTTTTTATGGACGGCGTTTATTATTTTTATTGTCGGATTGACAAAAAATGAAAGAAATATTGCAATTAAGCAGATTAAAAGCAAGTTACATTCATGGAGCAAAAATGGGAAATCTGGTCAGCATAATAACTCCGTCATATAATTGTGGGCAGTATATTAACAAATTATTAGACTCTGTTTTAAGTCAAACATATAAAAATATAGAAATGTTTGTTATTGATGACGGCTCGAAAGACGATACGAAAGAAGTCGTTGAGCAGTATATAGAAAAATTTAAAAAAAACGATAAAAAATTACAATATATATATCAAGAAAACACCGGGCTGCGAAATATTAACGGCAAGTAT harbors:
- a CDS encoding ribonucleoside triphosphate reductase; translation: MIRTVRRRDGTFVAYDRQKIANAIWGALQATGGADLQLAQILAEKAEKEIGEKFSENLIPAVEDIQDIVEDVLMNNGYNHVARAYISYRNQHMKRRNAKKLTLDIKETFDGYLKNTNWRVKENSNVNYSIGGLILHISGEMTTNYWLDEIYTDKIAKYHREGRFHIHDLQMFSGYCAGWSLRDLIREGLGGVEGKIASAPAKHLYTIVQQMVNFLGCLQNEWAGAQAFSSVDTFLAPFVWVDNLSYEQVKQAIQSFVFDVNIPSRWGSQAPFTNVTFDWVCPNDLKDRAAEVGGKALEKKYGDFQKEMDMINRAFLEVFLEGDANKRGFMYPIPTYNITKEFNWNSDNAKLLWEMTGKYGTPYFQNFINSSLKPEDVRSMCCRLQLSLKELNKRGGGQFGSAEMTGSVGVVTINLPKIGYLTQGNKKAFFNSLDECMDVAKESLEIKRGTVLQLINEGFFPYTKRYLRDLKGREITNKETGKKIKLNELSNHFSTIGIVGMNEACTNFMGKNILNEEAREFAKEVLNHMRDRLVIYQEETGNFYNLEATPCEGTSHRLAGIDRELYLEMEIPGGENPYYTNSTQLPVEATDDIFEALNMQDELQTLYTGGTVIHGFIGEAIEDTSAVSGLVKKIASRYKLPYFTISPTYSVCSTHGYLTGEQTKCHCGKDTEVYSRIVGYYRPVKNWNKGKRAEYDNRKLYKSKTANFSLPECKEAVQMETVLA
- a CDS encoding anaerobic ribonucleoside-triphosphate reductase activating protein, with amino-acid sequence MSSVFNGICGLNKFSGNDFPGAVSAVLFYSDCNLRCPYCQNPDIVLGNIKPIDYDELDDFLRKRRHDIDGIVITGGEPTINKNLPPLIDYIRTFGYKIKLDTNGLNPAILKNCAPDYLALDIKTTAKKYEYILGSDLSESQIKENLQRTVSFIKKHNGELRITVAPKVIEINDFEEIAEYCSGMNVFLQKFRTKFEILNKNFFEGKTCDDSFLHELKNYLEKSAKSVKIRNYGENSKVSDKKHG
- the ribE gene encoding 6,7-dimethyl-8-ribityllumazine synthase, whose product is MPKIIEGMLGGSGKKFAIAVSRFNELITKKLLDGTLDGLVRHGVNSDDITVVWTPGAFEIPFVAKKLALSKKYDAVIAVAAVIRGSTPHFDFVSAEISKGIAAVSLESQIPVIFGVLTTDSIEQAIERAGTKAGNKGFDAAMTAIEMADLSTKL
- the nusB gene encoding transcription antitermination factor NusB gives rise to the protein MSKTERRQSRILALQVFFCYEQQGFESSIEDVFERVVSLSDVEKTTEEYIQEQENGEIKKILQTAADSPSTLNENVKNYALEIVKFAAQNLRATDVILSKYAHSWSFERMSAMDRNLLRIAVAELDEKFAVPPPVVINEAIEIAKIFGTDDSAKFVNAILDKIKYEILTKNK
- a CDS encoding DUF2723 domain-containing protein, yielding MVKQAKLIENLVGALVFLIALATFFFTIAPTVSFWDCGEYIAASYTLGIPHPPGNPLYILVARIFTIIFFWTQQVAFRINLLSVVTAAVTAFFLYKIIVFSMKDWFGELDERWKIATVSISGFVGALFGVFNYTFWFSAVESSVYIPAILTIVLNVYIVLIWSKSKEENRDRYLILFAYLAFLGIGLHMMAMFALMPIFLYILLVDKTKLTDWRLWGVALLLGSIVYSMAAFFFVVPVLLVMSAIYGFVPQKEAKIISPFVGAITLFVMFKLLVTPENSDDIGMITLVSITLIIFSVVNAASNDRDCEKKWKFAFLIVLFSLLGFSVHAYIPIRSSLEPIIDENHPVVEMKNGKLEWDAFRGFLERKQYGSESMITRMFHRRGALGTQFGVDSHMGYGGFHITQFFHFGESIVSDRTADDRNSILGENNFFKRSWILLIYLIPTFFMLWGWKYWFEKDRNKAILFVSLFLITTVAMVLYMNFSDGKHSEKAEYEHWVNAGKPGPMPTVHREVRERDYFFTPGFMFFGLWIGLAAGALLHRSFTSKNKIDRKFAQVLAVLFCASPALPFVQNYKENNRANDWIPYDYAYNLLMSCEKDGIIFTNGDNDTFPLWFLQEAEGIRKDVRVVNLSLANTSWYIKQLKRLEPKAPISYSESDIETGRVAHQRNPLKNPTKYSLPEAKIDIILPSPDELPIWRIQDLLVVNIIDANAWKKPIYFSSTVSDDNMMGFSPYLKFEGMVSRVMNTPVESSDYINFDRTKLLLDEIYQFRSLGDNSTPMSETARRMMYNYSAVFIQYSHGLRSKLARIKRQINNIDNQITSADIAKADFTGIKQTFETQKDSLVSAHKEVLEEIINKLDKCVALMPWDERPRGFRHEFLMEQELYDLAGKRLDEALKIEPNNRYYLRWKEDLDRRG
- a CDS encoding ATP-binding protein translates to MSENSRYLLKQILSRIEEKRHLIQVITGPRQVGKTTLCKQILSQIKMISQYHTADSIVSVNGEWIDNIWESLRKIMKLNQANEALLIIDEIQKIDNWSEFVKKNWDSDTFNDINIKVIILGSSRVLIKQGLSESLLGRFEMNVLGHWSYCEMRDTFGFTPEQYAYFGAYPGAVKLIGNEKRFKEYIRDSIIEAVVSKDILQLTRVNKPALLRQLANVGISYSSQIVSYNKLLSGFSDSGNTTTLAHYIQLLDEAGIVCGLQKYSQKNIIQKQSIPKFQVHNQSLFCTLQPFLYPKITTDYALWGRFVESAVGTHLIAEKSRLNGGKIWYWRETQGRNAYEVDFVFEYNGKILGIEVKSGSGQVKSFGKFKECFPDAMTLIVGRDGILWREFIAGKIEHLF
- a CDS encoding ORF6N domain-containing protein gives rise to the protein MYVIDVDSKIIEINGTKVLVDSDVASLYGVETKRINESVKNNPDKFPEGYIIAIGKDEKSELVENFDRFNSLKHSSVPIKAFTEKGLYMLATILKSPQATQTTLAIIETFTKI